The Budorcas taxicolor isolate Tak-1 chromosome 8, Takin1.1, whole genome shotgun sequence genome includes the window ACCTGTGCTGTCCGCCTCCACTCCAGGTGAGGCCCTGCCAGATTCATCTCCTGACACCCCAATAAGCCATCGCCTTGCCATATTGGTATCAACCAGTCCAGGAAGGCTGAGTGTCTCCCAGTGACCTAGGCAAAAGCTGCCCTTTGGGGAACTATTACTCCTAATGCTCCCTGCACGTTCCCACCATCTACCCCTTTATTGTTTAAGATTCAATGGACAACTTACCCACCATCCTTGGAAGATCTGACCACTTTGTTCACTGGGCCTCTCATACTTGATGAGCTCTACCAGCGTACTTGTAATATTTTATCTAATTTCTTGTAGATTTATCTTAGTCCCCTGTTAATCTTTATTTCTGATCCTTGTGCTTGACACATCACAGCACTCTTGTCATTGCTTCTGCGTATAAATGTATATAAGACATGCCCCAAAGGCATGATGGAGGTATAAAGCTTGGCAAGTGGTGGAGGGAGTGTAAAATGCTGATGGGGATTGGTCCCGATGACTTGAGATGCTGGAAGGCTCTGACAGTGAAGGAGTCTCTGGCAGTTGTAATGATAAGCAATGTAGAGGAGTCTGCTTTAATGGAAGGAAAAAGCAGGTTGATTTGAAGGAAGACCTGGCATCTGCTCCCAGTTGTGTCTTTTATTCACTATGACTTGAGGCAAGATACTTTTCCTCTCTTGGCCTCAAGTTTCTTCATTATTaatatgggggaaaataataCCAAAGTGGTGCCTTTCTTTTCTCCGCATCCAGTTCCTGTAGAAGCCAGTGCCTGGGGAACCCTGTGCAGATGCAGCCCAGCATACTTACTGAGGGCATGTTGGGGGAGACCCCATGGGGTTCCTTTCTTACCTCAAGCCACGGACTGGGGCCTCAGGTTCTAGTCCCGGCTCTGCTACCTTGCCCTCAGGAACCCTggctcccttctcttctccaggggaagggAGCTGTCCCCTTGTGAGACCCAGATGAGACGTGTATGTGTACAGCCTGCATAGACAGGGCCTGATTGTACCGAGGGAGGCGCTGGACTGAGGCTTAAGATGAGTCACAGCCTTGGTTCCGTCTGGTGCCAGCTCTGTTGTTTTGTTCCCTGCCATAATTCCCTCATCCATGGCATGGCAGTGGTGACTACACTGACACTCTGGAATTGTTGGAGGGGCTCCAGTGAGGGGCTGAGTGTAAATGGGGTGTAATGCTTACTCACCTAACGTGGAGATGCTGCCAAGCCTGGTTTGTGTAAACCCTCTCATCACTCTGGGCAAACCTCTTCTGCTCTTTGGGCTTTGGTGGTTGTTCCCCCCACATCTCCCCCCAAGCTGTTACACATTCTGATGGTCTCCAGGAATCTGGCCAGACACACTGTCTTCTCTCCGGGAGACAGCCCGCCGATTTGCGTTCATTGCTCTTTCCAGGGAGGTGCAGGGGAGAGGAGCAGCCCAGGCAAAAGCTAAACTCTAGGCCCCAGATGGGGCAAACTGTGTGTCTCCCCACCAGCTCCTAGCCACAACCAGAGTAACACACCTTCCTGGGTGGTTCTGCTTTATACGCTCAGTGTCACACACAGGCCGATTCGGTTCTTGTTACAGCTTGTAAGGATCCATCTGAGATCTAAATTTGTTTCGCTCGGGAACTAGAAGGTGTCTGTGTAGACAAACTTTTTCCCTCTCACAATAGCATCCTGTCTCTGCCATACCTGCAGCCCCCTTGACTGCCACCCACTGGCTCTACAGCCTTTGACCTGCCTTTCTCTTGTAGCTGATGTGACTTGCTGCTTGGTTTTCATCTGCAGACACTGTTTTGTTTCAAACACTCTCCCTTATTACAACAAAGGGGACCCTTCCCCCTGGCCCCCACCATCACCGCCATCTCATAAGCTAGTGACTCCGCCTGCAACCCCCTGGCTAATGCTTTCCTCTTTGCGACGTTTAACTCCCTTGCTATGTGAACAGTGTTTGGACTTGATATTGTCTTGCCTCTGGGAAAATGTCAAGGTTAACCATAAGGGGATACAGATAATGCAGAGTAATCTTCAGGGCAGATGCTGTTGTTTACACAGGCAGGCCAAGAACTCTGAGGAAGGGCCGAGGGAAACCTTACCAGCAGGTTAAGATTTCATTAAGATGGACTGAACTTAACCTCTATCTGACCTGGAGTAAGGATCTTCAACCATGGGGCCTCTGTATACAAAGGATGACAGTAGAGTTGGATAAAGCGGGTCTTACACTTGTGTGGCCAGCGCTTCACAAGTACTTTTTGAACGAATCTACACCACTACAGGCCCTCCTCTCAGTAAAGGCTCACAAGCTGTCCTTTAAAAACAGACTTCAGAGTGTGCTCAGCAAAGTTGTCAAGAAGCTTCCCGGCGCTTTCCAAGCCACGGTGGTGGTTCTGGGGCCCAGGGACAGCTGCTCACGTCTCATCTCCATTCCTTTCCAGTGaggaagaggaggctggcagaccTGACCGGGCCCATCATTCCCAAGTGCCGGAGCGGCGTCTAGTGTGTGCAGGCGCCGACCACGCCTTTGAACTGGACGTGTTCTACTGATAAGCTGTGCTCTGCGGTGGGAACCAGAAGGCAGAATGCCAGCACAAACCCTGTTGTGGTTCAGTTCTTCATGCACTAAGGTTTTAGGTTAGCTAGTGGTTGTAGCtgaaaattttataaactttGGTTAATGTGAAGTTTTTCTTTAGTCACAGAAATTCAGtctgtttattatttaaaaactaagaagCCCCTGAACCGGCAGATCTTACTGAAAACGATGTTAGAGCAGCAGTGACTTAACCCCAGAAGTCCAGTTTCAGTGACCTTGGTATGTGGTGTTTCCGGTCTATTTAAAATGTGTAACATGAACAAACAGCACCCTCTTCCACATGGTTGAaaagcattataaaatattttattacaaattttATCTTAGCTCTTTAACAAACAGATCATCAATTCTTTATTAATCCTCCTTTAAATTTTAAGAACCTCAAGATTAAAGTTGCTAAATTGATTTCTGGATcaagaacagtttttttttttttttttttttaacctcaagaAAGACAAGCCCACAGAGCTTTGCCAGCAATCAAAGAATGATCCTTTTGCTGGTTACCAGGGAATGATAGAAAAAGCCAGtaatgaaaattcattttaaaaatcatcctttttgaaaaaacaaaaaccaattcCAGGCAACAAGCAtttccctgggtgttctttatcAACATCTGGGATTTATTTACAGTACTGGAGTCAGAAGAATTGTTTCCTTACCGAACGCCAGCCTTACAATGGATGTGAAAACCTATGGCCAAATACTTGAAAACACTCATAATTGCACAGTCAGTAGTAGGCCAGTGCCTTACGTGAGGTGAATCACTATTGAGATGCATTTCCAGTCCATCATGGCTTATGCTTACAGACTTCAGGCACCATCACATCACTTATTAGACAAGTCACCGCTGATCTCGCCTGTCAGTGAAGCCTCTCAAGGGCAATGGTGAAGAAAATCTAGATATTTGAGAATTAGGAAACCTGGCCAAACCACCCAAGATGGTGAATTCTGAAAATGTAATTTTGGCATCTCAGCCAGATCCCTTTTTAACATCACATGCATCTCCTGGGATCCAGCAAAAATGTTAAGCCACACTGCCCTTGTGCCTTTTAATATACCACAGTGCCAGTTAAACTAGTATTTCTGTTGCTTGGGGAGTTATTTTCATGAGTGATTCAGCAAATCTTAGAACAAAGGACAGGCCAAAGAGCAGACGAACATAGACCAAGCTGAGGAGCACTGAGCAGAGAGGCTTTTGATGAAAAAAGTCTTGCACACTGAACTGTAATGATGTGGACAGTACAGGGTAACCAGAGATGGAGCCAGGGCTCACCACCGTGGAAGAGTGTCTGCTGAGACTGCAGATGGGCCCAGGAGTGGCTCCGTGCTGCAGGGACAGCCAGCCCCACTCGGCTTCTCCTTGAAACACAATTGCAGCTGTATTCTGCATCACTGGAAACTGCAATATACTATTAAATCTGTTGGTCTATGGATGGCTGTGCATGTGTTTCTTGGGTCTTGTGCCTGACGTGTTGGCCAGAGGCTGGGAAACCACCACAGCAGTGCTCAGTAACCTCACGCAGGATGTCTTATGTTCTGAGGTGTTTACCTAAAAACTGCCACCCAGATGTCAGTGTCATCGAGCTCATAATGTGGTACTCTCAAAGATGCTTAAGAGCTAGTGTGGATGCTGAGAGAAGCAGAAACTATTACAGAGAAATCTCTCAAATCCATAAAAAGTGAAGATGGCCATATCTTTAAGACTGTCTCCTCTCCACCAGATGAGCTGTTCGTCTAGACTAGAGGtggcaaggttttttttttttctgtaaagggccagatagttcAGGCATATCTTGCTTTACTAtgttttttttacaaattaaaggtTTGTGACAACCCCACATTGTCAGATGacagcattttttagcaatacagAATTTTAATTAGGTGATACACATTGTTTCTTTAGACACGatgctattgtacacttaatagTCTACAGCATAATGTAAGCATACcttttatatataataagaaaCTAAAGAGTTCATGTAACTCATTTTGATGTGGTGGTTTGgaactgaatctgcatctccgAGGTACACCTGTAAACACtgtaggctttgcaggccatgtCTTTCTTGTAAATGCTTAATTCTGTCAAAGATCATATGTAAGTGAATGGCTGTGGCtagtccaataaaactttatttacagaaagaGGTGGGCCACGTGCTGCAGTTGGCAGTTCCTAGTCCAGTGCTCTGAGGCTAGCAGGGAAAAGAGGAGGGTAGGGGTGGATGGTGGATCGACCTAAGAGACCAGGTTCTGAGAAGTCCACTTCCAGGGTGACACAGCTTTCATTTTTGCCATCAGGACAGACAGGTGTGCTGATAAAATGACTACCGCCAGCCCTGTGCAGAAGGGGCAGGTCAGGTCACCAGGTTCAAGGCTCTCTGCCTTAGGAACTTTGGGATCCCACAAAGTTCACCTTTTTCTGTGCTCTAGCACCTTCTGAGCCAGAATGTCTCTGGTAAGAGGTCAGCACCCAaattcctcttccctctcttgtGGAGGACAGGTGCCAACATGGTGACTAGCTGACCATGGTGGCTCTGGCAGCTCTGAAGGTCCCTGTGTCTTTGTTAGTGCAGCCCTAATGTTCTCCAATACGTGGCGGCCCCAGACCCAGCTGTGTGAAGGCCTGGGGGAGCACAGAGGGGCCGCTCCCATCAACATCCAGCCTGGGCCCCGGGCTCGAGGGAAGAGGCCCCTGCTGCGAGAGGCCCCCGCTGTGAGAGCTCCCTCGGTACACGTGGCCGTCGGGCTGTACACTCACATTCCTCTTTAAAGCTGCTCTGGGCTGGGCTTGCAGCCTGTCTGTTCCCTTTGTCTTGACACGTGGCACAACAGGCTGTGAATCCTCGTTCTTGGCAGGCAGGGCAGGTCAGGACGAGCTGGCGGCACTGGGGAGTGCAGCAGAGTTTGTAGTGGTCCCATGGGACCCCACAGTAGGAGCAttctgggaagaaagaaaagccttGTCATAAGAACACAAGCATACATGCGTGTACACACACCATGTAGACAGGCACTTCTCCAGTTCCCAAACCTAGCCCTTTGCTCATCAGCATCTAATGTATCCTTTCGGGCCTGGGGAAGGTTTCTAAACAGTGTAAATCTCTTGTCTTCTAACCAGCAAGGTTCCCCCACCCATCCCCACTTTTTTGGGTTAGGTTGTCTGGGATTTGTCTTTTGATTCTAGCATTCATGGacccatttttcttttccccatttaGAAAACAGGCAGTAAcgtttttctgtttcattaactAGCCCCAAGCTGGCCAACAGCCTGTGTTGGCTTTTTTCCTGAACACCATTCCCTTTTGCACCAAGACACAACGTGCCTGAATACAGGTGACTGCACATCGAAATTCTGCAGTCCACACCCGTCTCCCCAGGCCTGTGGATCTGCTCTTGCCAGGGCACACTCAGCCACACAAGTCCTAAAGCTCAGGTATCTACTTTCTCAGCCCCTTTTCCCTGCTGACTTCCTATTACCACTGATAACATCATTCTTCAAGTCTCCTTACCCACCTTATCTAAGCTACCTTTGGGCCCTCTCTCCCCCCTTTTTTCTCCCTCTAGCGCCATTAGAGATCTGAAGTTGCTTCCAATAAGAGAGACAAAATAAgaccattaaaatgaataaaaagatcaAGAAGAAAGGGGAGAGGAAATCAAACTCCCATCTTATTATCCAGGTATTAATTCAATCTCAGTCTCTGGTCAAAGAAGCTCTAAAAAATTCTGACAGTCACTAGGGTTGTCTGCTTATGACCTTTTCCATTCAGAACAGTGGCATCCAGAATGAAGATCTATTTGCTTAAAGATTCATTTCATCTTCCTCCTCCTGACTGCTTTCATCTGGTACCACATGTCATTGTGGACTCCAAACTACAGTCTCACCACAGGCTTCCTGCAGCCACTCTGCCTCTGGCCCTGGGCTCAGCTCCCACCCTGGAATGCCCCACCCACCACTCTAAACATGCATAACACATGTGTCCACACACCATCTAACTAGGGGCTTTTTTATTTGTGCTATgaatgcagaaaataaaatacataagatCACAAAGGAAACCAActatacagaaatacaaaataacaaTATTCTTCAAAGTCTGGGATACAGTATGGTATTTaacacataaaataataagatttAGTGATGGGCCTAATTCCATTTTGAAGCAATGATGCACGTAAATGCTATTTTGAAATATTCACAGCAGCTGTAATAATGAAAATACTGTGATTTCTATTGATGACAAAGTCACAAGTACATCCAATACACCTGATTTGCTTCTTACATTCATAATTGAAGTGCTATATTTAGTGAGGGGTTATGAAACCAaagatgaaattattttccagtcCAAATTCATAGGCCCCTTTAGTACAATATTACCAACTCCAGGTTAAGACCCTAGATTTAGCCTATTGGTTCAACTCTTAGCAAGTGGACAGAGTGAGTGaggttattcccattttaaaggaCTTGTTCAACTAGTAATCAACAGAGTCAGATCCTAGCCCAGGCCTCCTAACGGTCAGGGTTCTGCCTGCTTCACCACTGCATCCCCAGCTCTGGTGGGAAATGGTGGTGCTGGGCAGTCCTTTTCCCTTGCTTTATTCGTCACGTAATCAGTACTGGCCTGCCTTCCAGAAGGTTAATCAGAGGGTGTGCCTGCTCAGGAGTTACGGTTCTGAGCCAGTGCTGACCTACCTGACACTATGTCATTGTTGAAGGATAAGGCATAACGCTCATCGAAAACAAACAACTTCCCTTTGTAAAAACCATCAGGAAACTCTTCCAGGTACTTGTGGATGCCACCCTTGAGCTGGAACACTTCCTTGCACACTCCCTGTGTGTGGAAACACAAGAGGAAATCTGAGGAGACTAGCAGAGACCAGTAGGAAGCTCCACAGAGAAGCGACATGTGGTAGGAATGCCAGAATGGGGGTCCTGGTTCCCTTGTGGGACACGGAAGAACTGCTGACCAAGGGGGGCGAGGAACCAACTGGCCAGACCTTGCCCGCTAGGGGGATGGCTGAGGACAGCAGTCAGGGCCTTCACTCTTGAGATCTTGGGAAGCCCAACTATTTTTGTGGCTCCCTAAATATAGGTAGACACCTGTTGGGACATGTAATGTTACTGAATTTGCTCTTCTCAGGACCAAGCAAAAGGATTAGGAAAAGGGAGATGTCAATTAATCTTTCCCTTTTGTACTTGATGAGTCTCTAAGACTGATGAGTGCTTTTCACATCTTGAGATTTAAGAACTTCAGACTTTATACTTAGAAACTCTATGCTGGAACCATACAAGGGGACAATAAATCCtgctggctgggggtgggagctTCCTTCGCCTCCATGCCTGCAGTGCCCTAAGGTTGCAAACTCACCTTGGTTTTCAGGTAGGCTGAACCCCGCTCACAACGGATGCCCCCAGTGCAATACATCAGCACCCGCTTCTCTTTGAAAAGTTCTAGATTTTCATCAACGTAGCTAGGGAAATAACTAAATTTCCTGATGTCTGGGGCTAAGCAGCCCTGGAATCGTCCCTACAATATAGGAGgagcagaaataaaattatcagaAAAACATACCTGGTAAGAACAAAGATTCTTTCTGTGTCAACCACCACTCCTCAGCCCTGCCTTGGCAAGGAAGCACTTGCTCGCTGCCGTTTTCATCCCATACTCTGACCTTTCAAACTTCAAGAGCTAAAACTTAGAAACAAGGCTGGGTGGGCTGTGTGTTACCCATTCAGAGACCTTGGGGAACCGGAGAGGTTGCCCAAGGCAAACTTGACAAGATCCTGACATGTGTCTAGGGGTAGGCATATAGGAGACAGTTCATTTTGTGCAAGATGTCTTTAATCCGTATTTTCTTAGCCTTTCTCACCAGATTCTGGGTTCAAAGGCTCGGGTTTTCTCTGCTAGCAGCGGGAGGAGAGCCACTGACTAGGCCACAGGTGGGCACACAGTGTCCCCTTCAGAAACATGCTGTGCTGCAGGAACTCAGTTGTGGTTTTCTTACTTACTATTTTGCTTTCATAGAAGTTTCTGCAGTCCAATAGGATAGTATCACTTTCTTCTTGATTTGCCTGAGACAGAAACTTTTCTACTTCTTTATGAAATTCACCTGGGGATAAATGGATtcctaaaaccaaacaaaaaattggttaaaataaaaccaaatcacACAGGGCCCAGCCCAATGATTTCCATTTGTTCCTCCCCACCTAAACATTTCCTCTTCATAGTTAGAATTATGTCTGAAAATAATGCTATCTGATCAGCATAATGACAGAATTTAGTAATTCCATGTCCTCATTCTCCCTCCTAAGATGAGTGCTGTAGAGACCTGGCAGTTTAGAAATAATTAGCCAAAGAATTCTGCATTCTCATACTTGGCCTAACCCAATGATAAAAGCCAGACTGTAGAGATGTAAACTGCCATATGGGTTTGCTGGTCCATGTTACGGCCAGTGTTCAATTGTTCCTGTATATGGAGGGGCCTGGACATGTATATGCTTGACTATAGGCTTTAGAAACTGTTCTATACCAACATCAAGTCCAAGGTTAAGAACCTCAGGCAGGTGTGAGCATATGGTTATGGAACAAAGTTTGAATAAGTCTCTAAAAAATATAACAGAGAAGAATGTGTCTAAGTTTGTGTGCGtgagtaaaggagaaaaggggtTGACAGCAGGAATGAAATCtgagaaagaagcaagagagaaaagatgaaaggccagaagaaggagagaaaggagatgaaGTAAAACACAAGGAGACGAAAAGCAAAGAACCTGTCTGCTGGGGCCTTTTGCCTTCTCTACGCTCCAGGGGAGAAATATTCCCAAACCTTTAGGGGTCCAGACATCTCAGTAGCTTGTGAAGAACTTTTGGTGAATCTGGCAGGGGAGCAACCACACCTCATGGGTGGGGGCTCTGGTGCGTCAGTTACCACTCATGATGGATCCCGACAGCCCCGTGAAGCTGCTGGGCACCAGATGGGGTTAGAGACCCAGAGCTAGATTCCTGCCTGCCCATCTGAGGACTGCAGGGAAAAATGTAACAAGGCCGGATTTTATATGTGATTGGCACATAATTACACAGTCACCAAAACAGTGGGGTGGAAAGGGAGGTTCAAAACTATGATGACAAGCATGGAAATCTGCTGAGCCTTCCCCTTACAGGGAGCTGCAGGGAACCCAACccgttcctgctgctgctgttactgtGGCTACTGTCCTGGCCCTGTGGAGGCCTGATCAGACAGTGACTCACATAGACCTGCTTAGAAGAAGTGCTTTCAAACAACGCAGCTCAAATGAAGGCCGCACAGCACTACCTGGAGCCCATTCTCCCCTCACCTCCACGGCGAGGTCCTTTAGTGCCAACGAGGTCCTCCTGCCAAGGTGAGGACACTAAGCAGACACGGCCCTTTGGGGCCTTCTGTCCTCATACATGTGTCTCCTTCCCCAGATGCTTGTATCTTACTCCCATTTCCCTCTGGTTTAACTCttatcctttttaaatatttacatattgaaAAATGAACATAGAGCCAGCCAGACCTGTTTCCTGATGAAAGGAGACAATACTACCTATGAAGTAGACttgggggaaaaaggaaagaaaagaaaaatggtaatCAAACCTGAATCTGATCAAGCCTCTAGATGTGAGCTGtctaatatggtagccactagccaacATGTGGCTAACGGGCACTGGAAATGTGGTTTGAGATGTGCTGTAAtaagggtgctgctgctgctgctgctgagtcgcttcagttgtgtcggactgtgtgtgaccccatagacggcagcccaccaggcttccccatctctgggattctccaggcaagaacactggagtgggttgccatttccttctccagtgcatgaaagtgaaaagtgaaagagaagtcgctcagtcgtgtctgactcttcgagaccccatggactgtagcctaccaggctcctccgtccatgggattttccaggcaagagtactggagtggggtgccattgccttctccgtaataaGGGTGACACGTGCAGAATTTCAAGGACTTAGTataccacaaaagaaaaaagtaccaTCTCTCTTTGTTGTTacagtttgtatttctttttggcaGTGCTGGTCTGTGTTGCCGCGTGGGCTTTgttctagctgtggtgagcagtggctactctctaggtgcggCGTGCAGGCTTCTTGTGATTTCTgttgctccagagcacaggctctagggcacgccgGCTTCAGtcattgcagcacgtgggctcagcagctgcagttcCCTGGCTCTGgagcataggctcaatagttgtggcacacgggcttagttgctctgcagccagGTGGgacacttgtgtctcctgcattggcaggcagattctttaccactgagccaccagggaagcccctaaaatatCTTATTAATAATGTTTTACACTGGATACaagttgaaataatattttggctACACTGCATTAAATAAAGGGTATTActgaaattaatttcacttgtttccttttactttttaacaTGTGGCTACTGGAAATGTAAAATTCCATCGTGGCTCACATAATATTCCTGTTAGACAGCACTACCATAAATGTGACTAGAATTCacaggaaagacagaggaacatTACATAGAGATGCAGTCAGGATTATCCTGACTGTGGGAAATACTACAAGCAAAATTTTCTAATTCCTTCAAAAAATACACTGCATGGGAAAATAAAAGATGGAGGCTCTAGGTTAAAAGGGACTTAAAAGGCTCAGTCACAATGAGAAGACCTTACTTGAATCCAGAtagaaacaaactttaaaaattatgagataACTAGGAATTTTAAGCCCTGGCTGGATATTCAATAATATTAAGTAATTACTATTAAAATGTTTTGGATATGAtggttttataattatttatttttaaaaaatcctttatttttttagcaGGATCTACTAAAATAGGAATGAAATGATATGACATCAGGATTCTCTTCTAAATAATCTAGGTTGGGGGAAGGGAGTGGGGGCTGATGAAAGTTGGCCTTGAATCTGTAATTGTTGAAGCTGCGGGATAGGAACATGAGCGTTCACtgtaatattttttctactttttaaaatgtttgaaatttttcatagtaaaaattaaaacaaaaccaaaacctcaGCCAAACAAATGTCTTTCAACCACCTATGGTACCCATGAGTGAGGCGGGAGAGAACATTCTATAGCACTTGCAAACAAACTGCTTTAGTGTTGAAAGCTGCTAGCTCTCTGTAGCAAAAAGTCTGTATGTCTTATCCATTTGATGAACTATTTACAAGTAATAATTATACTCTTCCCAAATTGGTATCTTTGGAAAGAGAAAACAACTTCTTTCTAAACCATCACCAAGAGAATAACTAAGCCAGGCCATTCTAAGCAGTGGGTCTCCAAACACCAGAGCACCAAAGAGAAGAGCCAACTTGAGCACTGAATAATGCAAGTGTCAGCTACCCCACAGCTACTCTGAAGAGAGAATTCATTACAACCCTTGCTGATCAGAATGTCTAGCTTTCACATTTGTCTCTGTATTAAGGTTTGTCCCTATATTAAGATTTGTCcctatgaagaaaaagaaaatgtttcttaaagcaagcataccaggcttcttaTAGGAGATCTTATTGGGACTGATCCCCATAGGCACAATTTCTTCAAACACACCAACACGCAATTCTGGAAAACAGCAAGCTCCTCCTTTGCTGGTCTAGCCAATGAGAAACAAAACAGATTACAGTctttctttcccatctccaggtATAAGATATTTATTAAGTTGAATTATCTGTAACATTCTATGCTCTAACTCCCTTCTCCCACTGAAAGAGCTGTTCCTAATTTGAGGTTTCTTAATACTTCAGCTACCCTATTATTACACAACAGATGTAACCTTATATTTGGCACTTCTTTACTGCGTATCTACCATGTGTAGAAATGTCAAATTGAAACGGTGTTTCTATAGCAGTAAGTATTTGACTATAAAACTGAAACACCACCGAGCAGTTTGTATAtgtaagattgcatccaagcttTTGTTCAGGAGTCACAACCTTTTCTTTTCATATCATCATCACCAACACTAACACTTACTAGCAAGGTATTTCCCACCACCTCTGTAACCCATGACACTAAAGCATAAAGTCACTCTGACATAAAGCCTCTCCTTCAGAGAGCAACAGCTTCATTCCCGCTGTGGTGCGAGTGCTGATCTGATCCCACCAGGTTTACTAAACACGCAGTGATCCCCTGAAACAGGTGGTCTCTCAAGTGAGCAAATACGGCTAAGTTTGAGTTCAGTGTGTGTAAGCTGTAACGTCCTTACTCTATATAAAAAGGCCCATGATCACGTGGTGGCAACTTGGAAGATGGAAGGAGCATACTCTTTCTACTGAGCTGCCTCAAGACCTAGAGGGGAAGTGGTATTCTGTCCAGCACGGCTTACTTCTTTATGGCGGTCTTCTTCATAGCCTGGAGTGGGAAGAGGCACTAAAGCAGAAGCAAATGGCTCtcagtccattttattttcaatctcTCTTACCTTAAAATCATCCTTACACAGGTAATCCTTAAACAGAGGGCAGGAAAGCATGGCACTGACATACAGTCTGGTGGCCAGTCTGCTTCCACCAACAGTCCCATTGATT containing:
- the TSTD2 gene encoding thiosulfate sulfurtransferase/rhodanese-like domain-containing protein 2 isoform X2, producing MQICPEVTHRGCPPGSGALVGHQAAATLTAFALFVKTKEVPAPPCECKEKWWKCCQQLFTDPTSIHRHVATQHADEICHETASVLRQLAVTSSTSKSLESADKRNPFKEDLTRNQEVSTWLPDISCFNPDELISGQGNDEGEVLLYYCYCDLKDPDWVCAWQTALCQHLHLTGKVRIATEGINGTVGGSRLATRLYVSAMLSCPLFKDYLCKDDFKTSKGGACCFPELRVGVFEEIVPMGISPNKISYKKPGIHLSPGEFHKEVEKFLSQANQEESDTILLDCRNFYESKIGRFQGCLAPDIRKFSYFPSYVDENLELFKEKRVLMYCTGGIRCERGSAYLKTKGVCKEVFQLKGGIHKYLEEFPDGFYKGKLFVFDERYALSFNNDIVSECSYCGVPWDHYKLCCTPQCRQLVLTCPACQERGFTACCATCQDKGNRQAASPAQSSFKEECECTARRPRVPRELSQRGPLAAGASSLEPGAQAGC
- the TSTD2 gene encoding thiosulfate sulfurtransferase/rhodanese-like domain-containing protein 2 isoform X1 encodes the protein MPSSTSPDQGDDDLGACVLRFSDLDLKDTSLINPSSSLKAELDVSTKKKYSFAKKKAFALFVKTKEVPAPPCECKEKWWKCCQQLFTDPTSIHRHVATQHADEICHETASVLRQLAVTSSTSKSLESADKRNPFKEDLTRNQEVSTWLPDISCFNPDELISGQGNDEGEVLLYYCYCDLKDPDWVCAWQTALCQHLHLTGKVRIATEGINGTVGGSRLATRLYVSAMLSCPLFKDYLCKDDFKTSKGGACCFPELRVGVFEEIVPMGISPNKISYKKPGIHLSPGEFHKEVEKFLSQANQEESDTILLDCRNFYESKIGRFQGCLAPDIRKFSYFPSYVDENLELFKEKRVLMYCTGGIRCERGSAYLKTKGVCKEVFQLKGGIHKYLEEFPDGFYKGKLFVFDERYALSFNNDIVSECSYCGVPWDHYKLCCTPQCRQLVLTCPACQERGFTACCATCQDKGNRQAASPAQSSFKEECECTARRPRVPRELSQRGPLAAGASSLEPGAQAGC